The proteins below come from a single Nitrospirota bacterium genomic window:
- a CDS encoding DUF2283 domain-containing protein, which yields MDKVVVYYHNEKDTMDVWFGNPADEYICEEAGDGVILKKNKDGRVIGIEKLHVTKTLGIKQPLPVEIVVA from the coding sequence ATGGACAAAGTAGTAGTTTATTACCATAACGAGAAGGACACAATGGACGTATGGTTTGGTAATCCTGCGGATGAGTACATTTGTGAAGAAGCTGGAGATGGAGTTATTCTAAAAAAAAATAAAGATGGCAGAGTAATAGGAATAGAAAAACTTCATGTAACGAAAACGCTTGGGATCAAACAACCATTACCCGTTGAAATTGTAGTTGCTTA